AAATGCTTATGAAAACTTAACTATAGAAAGTTGGTCAAGTCGCTGATTTTCAGTAACTTTGCAAATCACGACAAACGCAAAATTATATGAATACAGGACTTGACCAATATATGGATATCTTTAAAGATGCAGTTGAAGATTCGGCTGCAAAGTTAACAAAAAGTTTCGAGAAAATACTCATCGAGGTGATAATTTTGTTCATGGTAATACCAAGAAAGATAAATTTCACCCAAATGGGGAGGTATGGCTCGCATGTTGAGCAAACCTATCGCAACGCATTCGGCTTAAAAAAGTCGAAAAGCATTGACTGGCTCAAACTTAATGTCTCACTTGCCAAGCGCTTCTTTGGTAAACAGGGAAGATGGGCTATTGCCATTGATCCCAGCTACATCAGCAAAGCTGGCAAGAAGACTCCACATATCGGTCGTTTTTGGTCGGGATGTGCACAGTCTGTTAAACATGGTCTCGAAATCATGGGTATTGGCCTCATTGATATTGATGCCAAAGACTGCATGATGTTAAAAGCACACCAGTCGCTAAGTAATAAAGAACTGAGTCTTAGAAACAAGACTATGGTAGATTTCTATATCAGCGTCATTAAGCGTTACCGCAAGGAACTTCTTAAACTCTCAACCCTCATAGTTGCAGATGCTTACTTCTCTACAAGTACATTTGTTAATGGGATAAAGAAAGAAGGGTTCTCTTTGATAAGCCGCTTTCGTGACAATGCTTGTCTCTTTTATGTCTATGCTGGTCCACGTACTGGAAAACGTGGTCGCCCCAAGACCAAGGATGGCAAGATTGATATGAAGAATCTTGACCTCACTCGAATGGAGAAGATGGAGATGAAAGATATAGAAGGAACAGCTTATACTTTGATAGCCTATTCCAAGGCACTCAGGTGTAAAGTTAGACTTGTCATCTGGCAGATGCCGAATGGCAAGAAGAAACTATTCTTCTCTACAGACACCTCACTTTCGGGTGAAGAAGTACTTCTTTATTATAGAACCAGGTTCCAGATCGAATTTTGCTTTCGTGACGCCAAAGGCTATACTGGTCTTATGGACTGCCAGGCTCGCGATAAGTGGAAACTCGATTTTGCTTTCAATGCTTCGTTCACATCACTAAATGTTGCCAAGGTAACTATGAAGGAGATGGGAATGGAATATTCTATGTCTTCATTCAAGTCACTGATGACCAATATTTATCTGGTGAAACGAATTTTTAAAGCAAGCGGGTACACCCCGAACCGAACTTTAATTAGCAAGATTTTCAAAGATCTCTCGTGCTTACAGCGTATAGCTGCTTAGCACATTATTGAATTATTAACGAACTATTGTTAAAGCTAATCTATTAAATAAATATTGTATGGAATTTCAATATCATATTTTTTCGCCTTATCGGGTTTGTCCGTTGGGCGCACATGTGGATCATCAGCATGGTATCGTGACAGGTTTTGCTATCAACAAGGGTGTGGATCTGTGGTTTACACCGAATGAGGATGGTGAGGTGCATCTGGAATCACGCACCTTTGATGGTGTTGTTGATTTTGACATTACTAAAGGAACGCTGGTAAGAGAAATGCACTGGGGCGACTATGCCAGAGGTGCCAAATACGCACTGAAGAAACGCTTTGACTTGAAGAAGGGTATCAATGGTGTGGTGCAGGGGTCGCTGCCTGTGGGAGGATTATCATCCAGTGCTGCCGTACTCATCGCCTACGTAATGGCTTTTGCCAAGGCTAATGATATCATGCTCCAACCTTTCGAGGTGGTGAAGATTGCTTCGGAGGCGGAGCGAGAGTATATCGGACTGAACAACGGTCTGCTCGACCAGGCATGCATCGCTTTGGGAAAGAAGGATGGTCTTCTGTTTTTGGATTGTGATTCGGACGATTATCGCATCATCAGAAGAAATCCGGAGATGAAAGATTTCGAGATTGGTATCTTCTTCTCGGGATTGACGAGAAGTCTGGTGAACAGTGACTACAACCTGAGGGTTTATGAGTGCAAGACGGCTGCCTGGAATGTGCTGGCGTATCAGAACCAGCCATTGAAGGAGTTTAACAAGACTTTCCTGAGAGATATTCCTAAGGAGTCGTATGAGGCATGTAAAGACAGGATGCCTGCCCGCTTTGCCCGCAGAGCCGAGCATTTCTATTCGGAGTATCGCAGGGTAAGACAGGGTGTGACGGCTTGGGAGACAGGTAATCTGGAACTATTCGGAAAATTGTGCTTTGACTCTTGCGAGTCTTCTATCCATAACTATGAGTGTGGTTCGCCTGAGTTGATAGCCATCTATGAGATTATGCGCAGTTTGGAGGGCGTATATGGCGGAAGATTCTCGGGTGCAGGATTCAAGGGTGCTTGCATCGCCTTAGTGGATCCTGCTTGTAAGGAGAACGTGGAGAAGGAGTTGACCCGTCAATATCTGGAAAAATTCCCTGAATATGAGAAGACATTTAAGGTATTCTGGGTGAAGCCGGATGACGGAGCGAGATTCGTTTAAGTGAAGAGTGAAGAACGAAGAGTGAAGAATTAATTTGTTTTGTGTATATTATGAAGAATATTGTGATAGCGGCAGGATATGCCACAAGATTGGGTGAGTTGACCAAGAACTTTCCGAAGCCATTGTTGAAGATCGGTGAGAATACGATATTGGGAAGAATGCTCGATGATATTGATAAGATTCCGGAGATAGATGAGCATATCATCATCACGAACCATAAGTTTGCCGGTATCTTTGAGGAGTGGGCATCAAAACAGAGTTATACGAAGCCTGTTACGATAGTGGATGACGGTACGGAGACGAATGACACAAGACTGGGTGCTGTGTGTGATTTGCTGTTTGCGATGGACAAGTTGAAGATTGATGATGATATGTTGGTGGTAGCAGCTGATAACATCCTCTTTTTCAGTTTCCTGGAGTTTGTGGATTTTGCCAAGGTGAAGGGTACTTCATGTATCATGTGTCATGAGCAGCCGAGCATAGAGAAGTTGCAGCGCACAGGTGTGATTGTTCTGGATGATAACGACAAGGTATTGAATATGGAGGAGAAGCCTCAGGAGCCAAAGAGCCATTGGGCTGTGCCACCATTCTATATTTACCTGAAGAAGGATTTGGATAAGGTAAGACATTCCGTAGAGAATGGTTGTGGCAAGGATGCCCCTGGCAATCTTGCTCATTATATGGTGGAACAGGTAGAGATGCATGCCTGGAAAATGACGGCTGGAAGATTTGATATTGGAAGTCTCGATACGTATAAGGAAGCTTGCGAGAAGTTCGGGAAGTAGTTTTTTCGAAAATCACCCCGTCCCTCTTTACCCTTAAAGAGGGCTCCACCTCTCACCCCTGCCCTCTCTCCTCAGGAGCGAGGGAAAAAACCGCCCTACTCGGTGCTCGGAACCGCTTCGCTCTAAGGTTGGCGGACCATCAAAGGTCTCGCCAAGTTGTGCGGGATGGGACCGCATGGGGAAAGGTGGGGGATAGGCTGGGTATTGCCTTGTAGAAAGGCATGGTGGCAACGGATGGTAATAGAACTGGGATTGTCAAGTGGTTACCTCATGGATGGCTTGCTTTTCCCAGCCAAGTTTATCGCAGAAAGAATCTTCGGATAGTCTTGTAAGCCCAGTGAAAGGGCGCAAAAGTAATGAGAATTTTCAAAGTGCCAAAGAATATAATAAGGGAGTTGTATGGAAAAGAATAGTCAAACAAAATCAGTCTTCACGATCAGCGGTAGGCATAGGTTCGTGGCTTGCGTCATTCTTGTGATTCTTGTGTCTTGTGCAACATTTGCTTATCTTTCCTGTTGTTATAAGCAGGCGCAAAATGATATTGTGGCTTTGCAACGGAAGGATGCTTGGGTGTTTGAGCAGGTCTTAAACAGCAGTAAGAATGTGAAGAGTAAGAGTTCTGAGAATATCGGGCGCAACAAAAGGGACATGGGGTGAGACCACCATCACCAGTTCCTCCTCTTGCGCCTCAAACGGATGACGTACATTCTAATGATATGGGAGGAGAAAGAGATGATAGCTGATGTTAGAAGAGCTGTTGCCGTAGCTTCTTATGTTATGGTGACAAACAGGGTGGCTTCAAGTGTGTTTGATTTTACCAATGGTGGTTATCATCTGATGAGTGTTTCGCATACTGGCAATTTCTTGTCAGTATATGATTATCAGAGGAGTAATTATCTTTCTGGTTATCTCCCTAACCTCTTTGATTACTCTACTGCCTCATATGTAAACATGATGATGTCTGGCAATACCATCAATGGCTTTGACTATCATACCGCCACCTATTTCTCTGTTACTGTAAATGCCGGTAATGTAACCATCTTCGATTACCAGATGGCGCAGTATTATATGTATTCGGTGAATTGAAATGGAGTTTATGTATAATTCTTAACACTGAAAGTTGATATGGATGCATTTGATGAAATATTGAATAAACTGCCTTCTGATATAGGTGGTTCTACTGCGGATATATAAATATATATAGATATGTTGCTGGTCGCACGTTAGAAGACTGTTTGTCTCGGCGAATCGTGACTACAAGGATACCTTGGCACAGGCATTCATAGACTTGATCTGTATATTATATAAGGTCGAAGTTGAAAATCAAGTATTGGGTCGCACAGATAAAGAGATAGTCAAGCATCGAGGTGATGAATCCCTACCAGTTTTACACGACCTCTATCTGCAAGCGACAGCACTGTTGAAACAGTTTGAGAAAAACGAGATAAAGCTCTCTGCTAAGTTGCAACAAGCCTTGACATATATGACCAAGCATTGGGAAGAGCTGATGGTATATACGAAGATAGGCAGCGTCTTGATAGACAACAACTGTTGTGAACGCGCAGTCCGCCCATTCACAAATCTCCGAAAGAACTTCGGCGGATTTAGCAGCGAGCAGGGTGCCAGAGTTACAGCGACCTACCTTACTTTCGTTGAAACCTGCAAGCTAATGGCAATGGCTCCACTGGATTTCTTCAGGGGATTCTTTGACATGATTGTAGCTGGAAGAAGGGATTATGCCTTGATGACAGAGGCACTTTTAGTTAAACCTGTTTAAAAATCGAAAAAGTTCAAATTCTTAAAATACTCTGTATCCCCAGTAAACACTGGGGATGGAGTTGTATTGTTATAGGGGTTGGATGCTTACCTATCGTATGTAGCGGCTGTGGGGTATCACCAGGTGGTTAAGAGGATAAGGTGGTAGAGGCTATATTGCTTCCTGCAAAGAAATATGTTATAAAATATTTGGTGATTTCAAAATAAAAACGTATTTTTGCAACCAGTTAAACGTTTAATCGTGAGAATATGGCAGCAAACATTAAATATTTGGATCCGAAGGCGGACTTGACATTTAAGAAGATTTTTGGCAATCATCCTGATTTGCTGATCAGTCTTCTCAATGCCTTGTTGCCTTTGAAGAAGGATCAGGAGATTGAGAGCATCGAGTATCTGCCTACAGAAATGATACCTGTGGATCCTATCCATAAGGATACTATCGTGGATGTGAGATGCAAGGATATTCTGGGCAGACAGTTTGTGGTGGAAATGCAAATGGCATGGACGGATGCGTTTAAGCAGCGTGTGCTGTTTAATGCTTCCAAGGCATACGTGAGCCAAGCTGAAATGGGTACTAGATACAAGGACTTGCAGCCTGTATATTCCCTTAACTTGGTAAACGATATCTTTGAGAGGGGTATGGAGGATTGTATCCATAACTATCGCATCGTGCATGACAAGGATACGAATAAGGTAATAGAGGGCTTGTGCTTTACCTTTATTGAGCTGCCAAAGTTTGAGCCTCATACGATGAAGGAAAAGCGCATGACGATTCTTTGGCTGCGATTCTTGACAGAGATTAATGATAAAACCAAGGAGGCTCCTGCTGAGCTTCTAGAAAATCCTGAGATTAATAAGGCTCTAGAGGAGGTGAAGATTTCAGCCTTTACTGATGCAGAACTGCGTGCCTACGATAAGTTTTGGGATGTAGTGAGCAGCGAGAAAACCTTGCTGGAGGGTAGCTTTGATGATGGTGTGCTAGAAGGTGAAAGAAAAAAGGCAATAATAATAGCGAAGAATTTGCTTTCGCTCCATGTTCCTTTTGAAACCATCATTGCTGCTACTGGCTTGTCGAAGGAGGAAATAGAAAAATTGGCGGAGTAGCATTGGCTTTTACTTTTACTTTGAAAAATACGAATAGTAAGATTTTATATATTTAGCAAAATCGATTGGTAAGGACTTTCAGAGGGAAAGTCCTTGCTAAATCTTTAAAATGATATTAGTATAATTTTTACTTTCACGTTTTAGCTATGTGAAGGTCTTTTATGATAAAACTTGTAATATGAAACTTATAGCGGATATTGAAAAGCTTAATCAGAATAAGCCTGCAAATCTTTTGGTTTCAGCATTAGGAAAGCTGGTCGATGACGAAACGATAGTCTATTATAATTTTCCTCTTTATAGGGGGGATTTGCAAGAGGAATTACGTCAGGTGGAAATCATGATGGTGTCTTGTCATTATGGCATTGTATACTTTAAGTGCATAAATTCCTATCGTAAGTTGAATGATAAAGAAAAGGATTATGTCAATGATTTGTATGAAAACATATATAGTAGATTAAGTAAAGATTCATTGTTTAGAAAAAACAGAAAAGAGTTGAATGTTGGTATAACCTCTGCTGTGGTTATATGCGATAGTTCTTCTAGGTATGATAATTCAGACCCTGATTTTTTCTATGTTTCTTTATCAAAGCTGAATGAACTTTTTGCAGATGTAGCTCAGGCTGTTATCCCTGATGCTGTTTTTAAGCATTTGATTACTTGTGTTGAAGGTACTCGCAAAGTTGTGCAAAAACGCAATAGAAAAGTAATTAAAGGTATCCATGGGAAAAGAACAAAATCCGAAATATTGAATGATATTCAAGAACAAGAAGCAACTTTTGATGTTGAACAAAAGAAAACGGCATTAGTGACAATTGAGGGACCGCAGCGAATTAGGGGATTGGCTGGCTCCGGTAAGACTATTGTTTTGACGATGAAGGCTGCCCTGTATCATCTACAAAACCCAGATGAGGAAATCTTATATACATATTATACTAAATCATTGTATGGCTTAATACATGGATTGATAGATAGATATTATCGAGATTTTTCTGATAATAAAGAGCCTAATTGGAATAAGATTCATATTCTGCATGGTTGGGGAGGAGCAGGAGTCAATGGAGTATATTATCAAGCTTGTTTAGATAACGGAATTTCTGCTTTAACCTATAGTAATGCTGTTGGACATGGGGTAACTCCTTTTGAATTTGTCTGTTCTGAAATGTTAAAGAACAACTTAAAGCCCAAATATGATTTGACATTAATTGATGAGGGACAAGATTTTCCAAATTCTTTTTATCGCTTGTGCTATAAGCTTTCTGTTAATAAAAAAATAGTGTGGGCTTATGATGACTTTCAAAATATTTTTGATGTTAATCTTCAAGATGAAAAGGAAACTTTTGGTAAGGATGAGAATGGTAATTATTATGTGGATTTTAATAAGATGACAAATCCTTATAGGGATATAATACTTCATGTTTGTTATCGAAACCCACGCACAGCTCTAATTTTTGCATTCAGCTTAGGTTTGGGAATTTATAATGAAAGGGTTCTTCAGAGACTTACAGATAACGAACATTGGAAGAGCTTAGGTTTTGTCGTGGAGCAAGGAGACTCCTCTGTTGGGTGTGAAATGGTGATTTCAAGACCACAAGAAAATTCTCCAAGTTACCTTAATGAAGAATATGGATTCTCTGTGGGGATTATAAAGTGTGAATCTTTAGCTGCAGAATGTGAAAAGATATCTTCTTTGATAACAAAAGATATACAAGAGGAAGGGTTGAATCCAGAGGATATTTGTGTGATTTGTTTGGACGACAGAAATATTCAATCATATTATACCTATTTGGGGCAATTGCTATTGTCAAAGGGCATAAGGGTATATGATTTGCTTCATGCTGCATACACGACAACAACATTTTATCAAGAAGGTCATGTTACTTTAGGGACTTTAAATAAGGCTAAAGGTAATGAGGCTGGTATGGTTTATATTATGGGAGTAGATAAAATCTTCAACGATCGAAATAACGTTATATTAAGAAATCGCCTTTTCACGGCAATTACACGAACAAAAGGATGGGTTGTTCTTTCTGGTGAAAAATCGATAGAATATTGTTCTGAAGAGATGGAAAAACTTCAAAGCGAAGGATTGAAATTGCATTTTATTCAGCCTAGTGAAGAAAGTACTAAGACAATTTTTGGTGGTAGTACTAAACGGCAAAATCAATTTAATGACATTCAACGTATTATTCAAGAACTACAAAATGAGGGAATGTCCTTTGAGGATATTATGAATCATGTCAAGGCAAAGTAATACAAGATCAGGTAAGTTTGTAGCTTCTGTTTCTGATGCTAGTGCAATTTTGAAGGATTTCGAACTTCTTAGGAATGCTAACCTAACTTGGCAAACACCTTCAGATGATTTCCTCAAAGTATCAAAGCAAGATGATTATAAACAGATGTATGATACTGCTATAAATCATTATGATTATAATTTAATATTAGTAGATGGTTCTATTTTCCAATTTGAAGAATTTGAAAATTCAGATTTGCGTTATGCGTATATTCAAGCTCCTTATAATTATGTACCTTTTGAGGATTTTCTATTGACATTTATGAATGCTGAAGATATTCCTAAAGATTCGTCAGATATGATGGAATTGAAATGTACATTTGAAAATGACTATGAGCAGATGTTATCTGAACAAGGAATAAATAGTAAGGTAGTGTATTTTCGGTATGATGTAGATTCTGTAAGATATATGCCTAATATTCATTCATATGCACATTTGCATATAGGCATTAGTAATGATATTAGAATTCCTTGTGCCTCGTTGTTAACACCTGCTGCATTCGTTGTTTTTGTGATAAAGCAAGTTTATAAGGTTAATTGGGAAAGATGTATGGCAGAAAAAGATAGTAGAAGTAAAATCTTGAAACTTGCAAAGGATAAATGTTTGCTTGGTGAAGACAAATGGGATGAGATGGAAAGGCAGGAACTAGCATTAGTATGAATTCAAAATGTATAGAATATTATATTTGAGGATAAATTATGAATACTAAGATTTTTGATTATCTCAATATTTATGCTTCTACTCCAAATCCTCAGTATGCTATTATGTTGAGGGGTAAATGGGGATGTGGTAAAACTCATTTCATCAAAGGTTGGCTCAATAAATTTGAGGTAAAAGATTTCGCAGATGACGCAGATTTTTTTGCATCTCATCTATCACCCATCACGATTTTCAGATATAAATTTGATAAGATGCTGATTGCTAAAGGATTCGTATGCGTGACTGATGGGCTAAAATGGGGCTTTATCCCTCACGCATCAGTCACGATTTTGGCTTTATCCCTCACGATTTTGCTTATGCTGTAAAGCAAAAAGGCTTTTTTGCGATTGAAACTGGCTTCACTTGCTTTTGAAGTAAGTTTCATTTCGAATTGGTTTGGGGCTCAGATAAAGTTTACGTGGGGCTCTATTAAGGTTTACGTGAGATTCACTTCGGATTCAAATGAGGCTCAGTTCGATTTCTTTCTGTTCTTCTAATGAAGCGGAAACGGATTCGTATTTATACCTCGTATAAATCAAAAAAGCAGTGTAGTGGAGTGTAGTGTAGTATTTAAAATCACATATTTATAACACAAACTATTACTAATGGAAAAAAGGAAAGAAAGAATAAACAACTTAGAGGAAACTCCTCATTCACAAAGGACAGTCACAAATTTGCAGAGAATCATGACGAAGCCATCCATCTTCAGATACGAAGGGCATAACTATCTGGTGCCCTTCCTCATCATCAGCAGTCTCTTCTTTATGTGGGGATTTGCCCATGGCATCCTCGAGGTGCTGAATCCGCATTTCCAGGAGTCGTTCCATATCAGCAAGGCGATGTCGGCCCTGACGCAGGCTGCTGTCTATGGTGCCTACTTTCTGATGGCGCTGCCTGCCGGATGGATTATCCGGAAGTGGGGCTACAGGAGGGGAGTGATAACAGGACTGGTTCTCTTCGGTATCGGTGCTCTGATGTTCATACCGGGAAGCAGGATCAACAGTTGTTCTCGGGTGTCAACATAGCCATTCCTTATGTTCTGGTGGGTATCTTCGTGCTTGCTGTGGCACTGGTTCTGTCAAGGATTAAGTTGCCGGACCCAAGGAGAGCGCATGAGGCGGATACGAACGAGAAGGTGGAGGAGAAGCCGATGCGAGTGATGGCATTCGGTTTCGGTATGCTGACCTTGTTTCTTTATGTGGCTGCCCAGACGGGTGTGAACAGTTTCTTCATCAACTATGCTGAGGAGAGCATTCATATAGAGAAGCAGGCTGCCAGTCTGTATCTCGCCTTTGGCGGAATGGGTCTGTTCTTTATCGGCAGATTGGCTGGTGGTGTCATCATGAATTATGTCCAGCCAAGGCTGGTGCTGTTGGTCTGTGCCATCCTCACCTTTGTTGCCACATTGATTGTGGTGGTATGTAGCGGAACCTTATCGCTCATTGCGTTCTTCGCCCTGTATCTAGGAGAGAGCATCATGTTTCCGACTATCTTCTCGCTGGCATTGAGGGATGCTGGTACAAAGACCAAGCTTGCTTCTTCGTTGCTTATCATGACGATAGTGGGTGGTGCGATTGCTCCTGTAATCATGGGGTATATTGCGGATACTACGGGGAGTATGGCGATTGCCTTTCTCATACCGTTGGTATGTTATGGGGTGATTGGAGGGTATGCACTTTTGAAACCCTCTGGCTCCCTTTAGCAAAAGGAGGTTTTTCGAAAATCACCCCGTCCCTCTTTACCCTTAAAGAGGGCTCCACCTCTCACCCCTGCCCTCTCTCCTCAGGAGCGAGGGAGAAAACCGCCCTCCGGTGCTCGGAACCGCTTCGCTATAAGGTTGGCGGACCATCAAAGGTCTCGCCAGGTTGTGCGGGCTGGGACCGCCTGGGGAATAGCAGTTTATAGTTTACAGTTAATAGTTTATAGTTTACAGTTGATTTTTTAGTAATTTGCAGATCACTTGCAGATTTCTTGTGATTTTCTTGGTGGTTTCGAGGAAAAAGTGTACTTTTGCGGCAAAGTTGAACTTTTAATTGAAAATAGGATGGAACAGACAGTTTTTAACCCTGCTCAGATGAAGATTCTGCAGATGATGGCATATATCAAGACTCCACAGGAATTGGATAATCTTGAAAATGTTCTCTCTCAATACTTTGCAAAGAAGGTTGATGAGGGGATCGATGAGTTGTGCGATAATGGAAGTATAACTCTTGATACCATCGAGAGTTGGGGTAATGAGCATTTACGTACTTCTGGCAAATGAGAAAGATAGGTAAGTATTCGGTGAATGCCGTATTGTGCGCCTAGATAAAGTTTTGTACCTTTGCACCGTGATTTTAAATATTCTAATTATGGTACAAGGTAAGAAACAATTAAGCAGTAAGCCAAAGTTCGCCGAGGTTGTAATCGGTGATAATGAGGCGAAGGAGATGCGTGAGTCTGATGTAGACAAAAAAGCGGATACTTACGCTATAATGGTGATATACTCAACTTCATTATCCATCAAAGAATTCAAGTATTCCAGATAATTGCTTATCAATAACAAGAAAAGGTCGCACGAAGCGACCTTTAAATGTTGGCGTGTCCTTATATTTGCAGGGCACAGATTCACTAGTGAATAAATCATGGGATGCCGAAGCTGTGATGAATTAAAGCGGATTCAAAACATAACAAGAACATAGGAAGTACCTCTTCCCAGATTCTTGCGTGTTCTTCCCATTCGTTTTGCCTCCCCTTAAGGTATTAATCAGTTTGCCTCCCCGCAGGGATTCAAACTGAACATCACTTTTTTTAAGTCGCTACCCCCATAGTCCGACTATGACTGCAAAATTACAAAAAAAAAATGGAATATCCAATAGAAATAAAAGGAAAAACGATAAAACAGGTACGCAAATTAAACTTATCAGGTAAAAATCTTAAGTTTATACCAGATAATGTGTTTCAATATACTAATTTAGAAAAGTTGGATTTGAGTAAGAATAGAATAGAGATAATTCCGAAAGAAATATTAAAATTACGTAAGCTTAGAACCCTGGACTTGGCATTTAATCAAATCAAGAATTTGCAAAGTGCAGTATTTCAATTGCCTAAGCTTAGAATTTTAAATCTTCATGGTAATCAAATCAAAAAATTGCCTAAACAAATTGCAACATCACATATTGAAACTCTTATATTGAGTAAGAACAATATCGTGAATGTGGATGATAATTTAATGGCAAAGTTTAAAAGAGTTGATCTTACTGATAATCCTATAACTCAAAATGTAGCAGAAGTGAAAATAGATGAAAAAGCGAAAGTATCACATAACGCTCCATTGGCAAACTTAAATATAAATTTTATGGAAAAGGAAACAGAAGAGAAGAAGATGGAAATGAAAAAACATAAAATATTTATTAGTTATGCACATACTGACAAGGTGTATTGCGACAGATTGATGATTCATTTGAAAGTGTTGAAAAACTATGTAGGTGGGATTGATGATTGGTCTGACCAAAGAATAAAAACTGGTCAGCGATGGAAAGAAGAAATAGAGAGAGCTTTAAGAGAGGCAGATATTGCTATTCTTTTAGTTTCTACAGATTTTCTTGCCTCTGATTTCATCCGAAATAACGAATTACCACCAATATTACATAAGGCTGCGTCGGCTAATACGAAAATAATGAGTATATTGATTAAACCAAGTATGTTCTTGGATTCTGATTTGGCAGAGTTTCAGGCTGTAAATGATACACAAAAAACATTATCTGATATGAGCGAAACGGAACAGGAAAAAACTTATCTAAAGTTGATGTCAGAGATTAAAGATTTAGTAAAGTCATGATTACATGGAGCATAGAGGAGCTGATGTCTTGCCAGC
The Segatella copri DNA segment above includes these coding regions:
- a CDS encoding MFS transporter, producing MTKPSIFRYEGHNYLVPFLIISSLFFMWGFAHGILEVLNPHFQESFHISKAMSALTQAAVYGAYFLMALPAGWIIRKWGYRRGVITGLVLFGIGALMFIPGSRINSCSRVST
- a CDS encoding MFS transporter — translated: MFSGVNIAIPYVLVGIFVLAVALVLSRIKLPDPRRAHEADTNEKVEEKPMRVMAFGFGMLTLFLYVAAQTGVNSFFINYAEESIHIEKQAASLYLAFGGMGLFFIGRLAGGVIMNYVQPRLVLLVCAILTFVATLIVVVCSGTLSLIAFFALYLGESIMFPTIFSLALRDAGTKTKLASSLLIMTIVGGAIAPVIMGYIADTTGSMAIAFLIPLVCYGVIGGYALLKPSGSL
- a CDS encoding leucine-rich repeat domain-containing protein, translating into MEYPIEIKGKTIKQVRKLNLSGKNLKFIPDNVFQYTNLEKLDLSKNRIEIIPKEILKLRKLRTLDLAFNQIKNLQSAVFQLPKLRILNLHGNQIKKLPKQIATSHIETLILSKNNIVNVDDNLMAKFKRVDLTDNPITQNVAEVKIDEKAKVSHNAPLANLNINFMEKETEEKKMEMKKHKIFISYAHTDKVYCDRLMIHLKVLKNYVGGIDDWSDQRIKTGQRWKEEIERALREADIAILLVSTDFLASDFIRNNELPPILHKAASANTKIMSILIKPSMFLDSDLAEFQAVNDTQKTLSDMSETEQEKTYLKLMSEIKDLVKS